The DNA window CGGGCGGGTATTCGGCTGCAACAGCTTGTTCTCGAACTCCGGAATGAATCTTCCGCGGTTATCACTGGCGCGGATCGCCGGCGGCATGCCCTTCTTTTCCTCCGTCGTGATGACGGGCGCGCATGTCACAAGTCTCGATCGGCTTGATGCTGAGAACATCGATATTTGCGCGATCGACAACGTGACCTGGGGGTTTTTCAGGAAATTCCGGCCCAGTGCCGCCAAACGATACCGAATACTCGACGAAACCGTATCCAGCCCGTCTCTGCCTTTTGTTACCTCGGTGAATACGAGCGAATCCGATGCTGTCGCTCTTGCCGAGGCACTGTACGAGATCATGAATGATCCGCAGATCGCTCACATACGCGAGGCGCTGGAGCTCACCGGTCTTTCTGTACCCGATGTTGCCGCCTACGAACGTTTGGCTGATTATGAGCGGGAAGCCACCGACCTTGGTTTCCCCGAAATAAAATAGCGCGCAGCTGCGCTATTCCGCCCTACGAGCTGGACAGGTTTTGATGATTTGCCTGTCGGGTTGTTATGCCGCCGTTCGGGTCGGAAGATTTCGCTTGCGCGCGAGGCGAAGCAGGACCTCATCCTGAGGAGCGGCTACTTGGCCGCGTCTCGAAGGATGGCCGCGAGTCCCTGCGTCGTGTCCATCCTTCGAGACGCTTGCGGAGTTTATCATCGGGCCGCGCTTTGCGCGGACCCGGTGGCAAGCTCCTCAGGATGAGGTCAGCGCATAGGGCGCGATAGCAAGTAGCCCGCATGAGCCAACGGGTCGGCGCAAAGCGCCGCCCGATGACAGGCTCCGCGATATGCGGGAGCCACGTCGATGCAAAAGACCCGGATATCGCTCCGCTCATCCGGGCTACGACTCGCTGAGTCGATCTTCCAAGACGAGTTGCAGGGGACCGCAGGACGCGCGATGGCCACCGGGTCGCGCGAACGCGCGCGCGATGACAGGTTCCGCGTATTGCGCCGCTCGGCGTGCGTTATTCTGTGGCACAAGAAACACACTCAGCACCAAATCGCACTGACGAAGCCGTGCCGACCTCGTCCGGCCACGGTTCCGCCCCGATTAGACTGCGACCCTGACGGCATGTTGATTTTCGACTTGGGCTGGGGCGCGAGTTGGGGATGCAACATGATGTCCATCGGCTGTGGAAGTACGTCAGGGATCGATACCACAACAGGCGGCAAGATTGTTCGGCTGTTTGCACTCGCTCTGGGAGCCGCTTCGCT is part of the Bradyrhizobium erythrophlei genome and encodes:
- a CDS encoding phosphate/phosphite/phosphonate ABC transporter substrate-binding protein, whose amino-acid sequence is MNDQITRTASLPMYCLPEMQPANSALLAALQRRLRAKGIEAAGTSFNSSHGAVSDGIGPGILFTQICGYPLFKHYRNQYRVLATPHYAMPGCVGSSHRAFFMVRADDPAGRLEDLRGRVFGCNSLFSNSGMNLPRLSLARIAGGMPFFSSVVMTGAHVTSLDRLDAENIDICAIDNVTWGFFRKFRPSAAKRYRILDETVSSPSLPFVTSVNTSESDAVALAEALYEIMNDPQIAHIREALELTGLSVPDVAAYERLADYEREATDLGFPEIK